The Salinispora tropica CNB-440 genome has a window encoding:
- a CDS encoding bifunctional GNAT family N-acetyltransferase/acetate--CoA ligase family protein: MTFDDTGATAAGRKDARVTTGEQPVDVLLSDGTTVGLRPIRPADGPGIVAMHSRFSERTRYLRYFSPYPRIPERDLRRFVNVDHHDREAFVVLASDQIVAVGRYERLGPAATEAEVAFVVEDAYQGRGIGSVLLEHLADAARRVGIPTFVAEVLPANNAMLRVFADFGYQVRRQFADGVVHLSFPIAPTEATLEVQRGREHRTEARSVARLLAPRGVAFYGASATGQGVGAAVLGHLRDYGFTGAVVPVHPSARMVAGLPAYPSAAEAGLPVDLAVVAVPPAAMETVVADAAGAGAHGLVVISAGFAEAGVDGAVAQRRLVRAAHAAGMRIIGPNCLGMANTSTEVRLNATLAPRLPIPGRVGLFSQSGAFGVALLAEVERRGLGLSSFVSAGNRADVSGNDLLQYWQDDPSTDVILLYLETFGNPRKFARLARGIGREKPIVALAPSAHAFDLGPLTGLDEVTAGMGAAGPSAAGPDEAAVSALFAQSGVIRVDTVAELLDVGVLLANQPLPAGDRVGVVGNSSALTGLAASAAAAAGLTVADGYPRDVGPDAGAADFATALGAAVADDGVDALVAVFAPPLPGQLPDAEADFTSALPAVLAGGKPTVATFLAGRAPSGVPAYPSVEEAVRALGRVTAYAGWLRRPTGAHPELSDVDRHAAQAALRPETFDPAGLLAAYGINVVESVLVASEREAVEAARKLGYPVAMKAAAPGLRHRLDLGAVRLHLPDKARVRRSYTRMAAEFGAEVLVQPMVPPGVACVVELVEDPAFGPVVGFGVGGVATELLGDRAWRAIPLTDRDAAELVDEPRAAPLLRGHRGAAPVDRKALAELLLRVGRLADEQPRARTLTLNPVLARPDGLSVLHANVRLGSAAVRPDTGPRRL; this comes from the coding sequence CTGACCTTCGACGACACCGGCGCGACGGCGGCCGGGAGGAAGGACGCTCGCGTGACCACAGGTGAACAGCCAGTGGATGTGCTGCTCAGCGATGGCACCACCGTCGGGCTACGGCCGATCCGGCCAGCGGACGGACCGGGCATCGTCGCCATGCACTCGCGTTTCTCCGAGCGCACCCGCTACCTGCGCTACTTCTCGCCGTATCCCCGTATTCCGGAGCGCGACCTGCGGCGGTTCGTCAACGTCGACCACCACGACCGGGAGGCGTTCGTCGTGCTGGCCAGCGACCAGATCGTCGCGGTCGGCCGGTACGAGCGGCTGGGTCCAGCCGCCACCGAAGCCGAGGTCGCCTTCGTGGTCGAGGATGCCTACCAGGGCCGGGGGATCGGATCGGTGCTGCTGGAACACCTCGCCGACGCGGCCCGACGGGTCGGCATTCCGACCTTCGTGGCGGAGGTGCTGCCGGCCAACAACGCGATGCTCCGGGTCTTCGCCGACTTCGGGTACCAGGTGCGGCGTCAGTTCGCCGACGGCGTCGTACACCTGAGTTTTCCGATCGCGCCGACCGAGGCGACCCTCGAGGTGCAGCGGGGCCGCGAGCACCGCACCGAGGCCCGCTCGGTCGCCCGGCTGCTCGCGCCCCGGGGGGTCGCCTTCTACGGGGCCAGTGCCACCGGGCAGGGCGTCGGGGCAGCGGTGCTGGGGCACTTACGCGACTACGGGTTCACCGGTGCGGTGGTCCCGGTGCACCCGAGCGCGCGGATGGTGGCCGGGCTGCCCGCGTACCCGTCGGCCGCTGAGGCGGGCCTGCCGGTCGACCTGGCGGTGGTGGCGGTGCCGCCGGCGGCGATGGAGACGGTCGTCGCCGACGCGGCCGGCGCCGGGGCGCACGGCCTGGTGGTGATCAGTGCGGGCTTCGCCGAGGCGGGGGTTGACGGCGCGGTCGCGCAGCGCCGGCTGGTTCGGGCGGCGCACGCGGCGGGCATGCGGATCATCGGCCCGAACTGTTTGGGGATGGCGAACACCAGCACCGAGGTACGCCTGAACGCCACGCTGGCCCCGCGGCTGCCGATCCCCGGTCGGGTTGGTCTGTTCAGCCAGTCCGGTGCGTTCGGGGTGGCCCTGCTGGCCGAGGTGGAGCGGCGGGGGCTGGGGCTGTCCAGCTTCGTGTCGGCCGGGAACCGGGCCGACGTCTCCGGCAACGACCTGTTGCAGTACTGGCAGGACGACCCGAGCACCGACGTGATCCTGCTGTACCTGGAGACCTTTGGTAATCCCCGCAAATTCGCCCGACTGGCCCGGGGCATCGGACGGGAGAAGCCGATCGTCGCGCTGGCGCCGTCGGCCCACGCCTTCGATCTCGGCCCCTTGACGGGCCTGGATGAGGTCACGGCCGGTATGGGTGCGGCGGGCCCCAGTGCGGCGGGCCCGGACGAGGCCGCGGTCAGCGCGCTCTTCGCCCAGTCCGGGGTGATTCGAGTGGATACCGTCGCCGAGCTGCTCGATGTCGGCGTGCTGCTGGCCAACCAGCCGCTGCCCGCCGGGGACCGGGTGGGGGTCGTCGGTAACTCCTCGGCGTTGACCGGGCTGGCCGCCTCCGCCGCCGCGGCGGCGGGGCTCACCGTCGCCGACGGCTACCCCCGCGATGTCGGGCCAGACGCCGGGGCGGCCGACTTCGCCACCGCTCTCGGCGCCGCCGTGGCCGACGACGGGGTGGACGCGCTGGTGGCGGTCTTCGCCCCACCGCTGCCGGGCCAGCTACCCGACGCCGAGGCCGACTTCACCTCGGCGCTACCCGCGGTGCTCGCCGGCGGCAAGCCCACCGTGGCGACGTTCCTGGCCGGACGCGCCCCCTCCGGCGTGCCCGCGTACCCGAGCGTGGAGGAGGCGGTGCGTGCCCTGGGGCGGGTGACCGCGTACGCCGGATGGCTACGTCGCCCCACCGGCGCGCACCCTGAACTGTCAGACGTGGACCGGCACGCGGCCCAGGCGGCGCTGCGGCCGGAGACGTTCGACCCGGCCGGGCTGCTCGCCGCGTACGGGATCAACGTGGTCGAGTCGGTGCTGGTGGCCTCGGAGCGGGAGGCCGTCGAGGCGGCGCGAAAGCTAGGCTACCCGGTGGCGATGAAGGCCGCCGCCCCCGGCCTGCGGCACCGGCTGGACCTTGGCGCGGTCCGCCTTCACCTGCCCGACAAGGCGCGGGTACGACGCTCGTACACCAGGATGGCGGCGGAGTTCGGTGCGGAGGTCCTGGTCCAGCCGATGGTTCCGCCCGGAGTGGCCTGTGTGGTGGAGCTGGTGGAGGACCCGGCGTTCGGGCCGGTGGTCGGCTTCGGCGTGGGGGGTGTCGCCACGGAGCTGCTTGGTGACCGGGCCTGGCGGGCGATACCGCTGACCGACCGCGACGCTGCGGAACTGGTTGACGAGCCCCGTGCGGCCCCACTGCTGCGGGGGCATCGTGGGGCGGCGCCAGTGGACCGGAAGGCCCTGGCCGAGTTGCTGCTGCGGGTCGGGCGGCTCGCCGACGAGCAGCCCCGAGCCCGCACCCTGACGCTGAACCCGGTGCTGGCCCGGCCGGACGGCTTGTCGGTGCTGCACGCCAACGTACGGCTCGGCTCCGCTGCCGTGCGCCCGGACACCGGCCCTCGCCGCCTGTGA
- a CDS encoding sulfurtransferase yields the protein MSATESLLVEVDQLAAEMHGDDPPTLLDVRWRLTGPPGRDDYAAGHLPGAVFVDLDTELCGPPGAAGRHPLPDPAILQAALRAAGVRAGHPVVVYDGGDGMSAARAWWTLRWAGHRQVRLLHGGHSTWVAAGLPTSTELPTPRPGDVEVRTGSLPVLVAAEAARLAAAEEGTLVDVRAAPRFRGETEPVDPVAGHVPGAVNLPAPEYVTEGRFPTADVLRERFAAAGVEAAEPIGVYCGSGVTAAQAVVALHLAGRPDVALYVGSWSNWVADPSRPVAVAQKPGAAPA from the coding sequence ATGTCCGCTACCGAAAGCCTGTTGGTCGAGGTAGACCAGCTCGCCGCCGAAATGCACGGTGACGATCCGCCGACCCTGCTTGACGTCCGCTGGCGCCTGACCGGCCCGCCCGGGCGCGACGACTACGCCGCCGGGCACCTGCCCGGAGCGGTCTTCGTCGACCTGGACACCGAACTGTGCGGCCCGCCCGGTGCTGCCGGCCGGCATCCGCTGCCCGACCCCGCCATCCTCCAGGCCGCGCTCCGAGCCGCCGGCGTCCGGGCCGGCCACCCGGTCGTGGTCTACGACGGCGGGGACGGCATGTCCGCGGCCCGCGCCTGGTGGACGCTGCGCTGGGCCGGCCACCGGCAGGTACGCCTACTGCACGGCGGTCACTCCACCTGGGTCGCGGCGGGGCTGCCCACCTCCACCGAGCTACCCACACCGCGCCCCGGTGACGTCGAGGTGCGCACCGGTTCCCTGCCGGTGCTGGTCGCGGCCGAGGCCGCCCGGCTGGCAGCGGCCGAGGAGGGGACGCTGGTCGACGTCCGGGCCGCGCCCCGATTCCGGGGGGAGACCGAGCCGGTCGATCCGGTTGCCGGACATGTGCCGGGTGCGGTCAACCTGCCGGCACCGGAGTACGTGACCGAGGGCCGCTTCCCCACGGCCGACGTGCTGCGAGAGCGGTTCGCCGCTGCCGGAGTGGAAGCGGCCGAGCCGATCGGGGTCTACTGCGGCTCCGGCGTGACCGCCGCACAGGCCGTCGTCGCCCTGCATCTGGCCGGTCGCCCGGACGTCGCCCTCTACGTCGGTTCCTGGAGCAACTGGGTCGCCGACCCGTCCCGCCCCGTCGCGGTGGCACAGAAGCCCGGGGCAGCCCCGGCCTGA
- a CDS encoding serine hydrolase, protein MSVSAVLRNARELLEEAGLHGAFLVRNLDTGDEIGLDTDVPYPAASLVKVPLAVAVLERAARGELNLATPVDIAPGRITTPGTTGLSRFRHPARVALDDLLYLSIAISDGVAADALFDLTPPAAVAAELRRLHLEGIAVRHRISDLTDTPAERLRPDEAHLAQALAIGAATAGHGHPVAQLDVTRANAGSARAFVDLLHAVWRPTAIDEATAARVRDLMADNVLRQRLAPDFTSDASRWSSKTGTLLHLRHEVGVVDHADGQSYAVAALTASRVPAVAQPGSEATMAHVARVLHGYLRTGTPPWWG, encoded by the coding sequence GTGAGCGTCTCCGCCGTGCTGCGCAACGCGCGCGAACTACTCGAGGAGGCGGGGCTGCACGGAGCGTTCCTCGTCCGCAACCTCGACACCGGCGACGAGATCGGCCTCGACACGGACGTCCCCTATCCCGCGGCATCGCTGGTGAAGGTGCCGCTGGCAGTGGCTGTCCTGGAACGGGCGGCGCGCGGTGAGCTCAACCTGGCGACGCCGGTCGACATCGCGCCCGGCCGGATCACCACACCGGGTACCACCGGACTGAGCCGGTTCCGCCACCCCGCCCGGGTCGCCCTGGACGACCTGCTCTACCTGAGCATCGCCATCAGCGACGGGGTCGCCGCCGACGCCCTGTTCGACCTGACCCCACCGGCCGCGGTCGCCGCCGAGCTGCGGCGACTCCACCTCGAGGGCATCGCCGTGCGGCACCGGATCAGCGACCTCACCGACACTCCGGCGGAACGGCTCCGACCGGATGAGGCACACCTGGCTCAGGCTCTCGCCATCGGCGCCGCGACCGCTGGGCACGGTCACCCGGTCGCGCAGCTCGACGTCACCCGCGCCAATGCCGGGTCAGCTCGGGCCTTCGTCGACCTGCTGCACGCCGTCTGGCGACCCACGGCGATCGACGAGGCCACCGCAGCCCGGGTACGCGACCTGATGGCCGACAACGTGCTCCGGCAGCGACTCGCACCCGACTTCACCTCCGACGCCTCGCGCTGGTCCTCGAAGACCGGCACGCTGCTACACCTGCGGCACGAGGTGGGAGTGGTGGACCACGCCGACGGGCAGTCGTACGCGGTCGCCGCGTTGACCGCCTCCCGCGTACCCGCCGTCGCGCAGCCGGGCAGCGAGGCGACCATGGCACATGTCGCGCGGGTGCTGCACGGCTACCTGCGAACGGGCACCCCGCCGTGGTGGGGTT
- a CDS encoding LysR family transcriptional regulator: protein MDVVAACRAFVAVSGHGSFTSGAAAAGIPQSVASRRIATLEEHFGARLFDRSSRAVRLTPFGQDMLRTARRLVDLADAMTEDAERARLRPLRIAVPDSCPPNRLAALVAAGRRQRIHLEVRPADPAGRERLCRTLEVSAGIVAVPAEMAVWRVPLGLASRTPFPAQLVFLETLRTGRTGAQARRRILIQPEDDVAHLRDPLTRAGQSVGLALTQVAVTPSLVDAAAQALSSPDLLLCSPQQAEDFGLHWCTLADLGLHRGYDIAAGAREDLEQLRAVLHPDIARCLGAHVGPRESSGGRQSDMPPAGEPR, encoded by the coding sequence GTGGACGTGGTCGCCGCCTGCCGGGCCTTCGTAGCCGTCAGCGGCCACGGCAGCTTCACCTCCGGTGCGGCCGCGGCGGGAATCCCGCAGTCGGTGGCCAGCCGACGCATCGCCACCCTGGAAGAACACTTCGGCGCCCGGCTCTTCGACCGGTCGTCCCGGGCGGTCCGGTTGACACCATTCGGGCAGGACATGCTGCGCACGGCACGCCGCCTGGTCGACCTCGCCGACGCCATGACCGAGGACGCCGAGCGGGCTCGGTTGCGCCCGCTGCGAATCGCCGTACCCGACAGCTGCCCACCCAACCGTCTGGCCGCCCTGGTGGCCGCCGGCCGGCGGCAGCGGATCCACCTGGAGGTACGGCCGGCCGACCCGGCAGGGCGCGAACGACTCTGCCGGACTCTCGAGGTCAGCGCCGGGATCGTCGCGGTTCCGGCCGAGATGGCGGTATGGCGGGTGCCGCTCGGGCTGGCCTCCCGGACCCCCTTCCCCGCGCAGCTGGTGTTCCTGGAGACCCTGCGCACCGGCCGTACCGGCGCGCAGGCACGACGGCGGATCCTCATCCAACCCGAGGACGACGTCGCACACCTGCGGGACCCGCTGACCCGGGCCGGCCAGTCCGTCGGTCTGGCACTGACCCAGGTGGCGGTCACACCGTCCCTTGTCGATGCCGCCGCCCAAGCCCTCAGCTCCCCTGACCTGCTGCTCTGTTCACCTCAGCAGGCCGAGGACTTCGGGCTGCACTGGTGCACCCTGGCTGACCTCGGGCTCCACCGCGGCTACGACATCGCCGCCGGCGCGCGCGAGGACCTCGAACAGCTGCGCGCTGTCCTCCACCCGGACATCGCCCGCTGCCTGGGCGCCCACGTCGGCCCCCGGGAATCATCCGGAGGCCGACAATCGGACATGCCGCCGGCAGGGGAGCCGAGGTGA
- a CDS encoding helix-turn-helix domain-containing protein, whose product MLGVLGFSPDDEAVYHLLVRRGQADPVELADALRMPLSTVAAALSRLTDRGLTKQGSDEAFLVAPPAVALGALIGEQQSALRAAELALVTLAEEYRGATAGRTIGELIELVTGVDAVRHRFAQVQHAAQREVRSFVTAPFVAVPPGSNTVESVAVRQGVRFRVVIDRPALAEPGVVAETLESLRDGVQIRVTESLPIKLILADAALALVPLAAIAEGEPGAVLLHRTGLLTAMDALFEAVWRDAHPLTLSAASTLSEDSDGDVDTPTELDRQILTLLLAGLTDPVVASQLGLSLRTLQRRLRHLMDLAGAASRMQLGWYAAREGWV is encoded by the coding sequence ATGCTGGGCGTGTTGGGATTCAGCCCCGACGACGAGGCGGTCTACCACCTACTCGTCCGGAGAGGTCAGGCCGACCCCGTCGAACTTGCCGACGCGCTGCGGATGCCCCTCTCGACCGTGGCGGCGGCGCTGTCCCGCCTCACCGACCGCGGCCTGACGAAGCAGGGCTCCGACGAAGCGTTCTTGGTGGCACCGCCCGCGGTCGCGCTCGGGGCGCTGATCGGCGAGCAGCAGTCCGCACTGCGCGCCGCGGAGTTGGCCCTCGTCACACTCGCGGAGGAGTATCGCGGGGCGACCGCGGGGCGCACCATCGGAGAACTGATTGAGCTGGTCACCGGGGTCGACGCCGTCCGCCACCGCTTCGCCCAGGTGCAGCACGCCGCCCAGCGGGAGGTTCGCAGCTTCGTCACCGCCCCCTTCGTCGCCGTACCGCCGGGCAGCAACACGGTGGAGTCGGTCGCGGTGCGACAGGGCGTACGGTTCCGGGTGGTGATTGACCGGCCGGCGCTGGCCGAGCCAGGCGTGGTCGCGGAGACCCTGGAGTCCCTCCGCGACGGTGTGCAGATACGGGTGACAGAGTCCCTACCGATCAAGCTGATCCTCGCTGATGCCGCGCTGGCGCTGGTCCCGTTAGCGGCCATAGCCGAGGGTGAGCCCGGTGCGGTACTACTGCATCGCACCGGCCTGCTGACCGCGATGGACGCGCTGTTCGAAGCCGTGTGGCGGGACGCCCACCCGCTGACCCTGTCGGCGGCGAGCACGCTGAGCGAGGACTCCGACGGCGACGTCGACACCCCGACGGAACTGGACCGCCAGATCCTGACCCTGCTCTTGGCCGGGCTCACCGACCCGGTCGTGGCCAGCCAGCTCGGCCTGTCGCTGCGTACCCTGCAACGGCGTCTGCGCCACCTGATGGACCTCGCCGGGGCAGCGTCCCGAATGCAGCTTGGTTGGTACGCCGCACGAGAAGGCTGGGTGTGA
- a CDS encoding sigma-70 family RNA polymerase sigma factor, producing the protein MALQMMDHGMRPTSGADTLTDLDATDERGVSTDLVRAYLQGIGRTKLLTAAQEVELSRRIEAGLFAATKLATCTPVSVALRADLELVAAEGRAAKDHLLEANLRLVVSIAKRYTGRGMAFLDLIQEGNLGLIRAVEKFDYTKGYKFSTYATWWIRQAITRAMADQARTIRIPVHMVEQVNRMVRTRRELSVSLGREPTVAEVARTLDIPEIQVIELISYDREPVSLDQTVGEDGESPLGDFVAAVDSTAGTDDTVSGGELRQEMCGVLATLSQREQAVIRLRFGLDDGRQRTLDEVGREFGLSRERIRQIEKGTLHKLRAPERAQRLEAYAC; encoded by the coding sequence ATGGCTCTGCAGATGATGGATCACGGGATGCGCCCCACCAGCGGCGCCGACACCCTCACCGATCTGGATGCCACTGACGAGCGCGGTGTCTCCACCGATCTGGTCCGGGCCTACCTCCAGGGCATCGGCAGGACGAAACTGCTGACCGCCGCCCAGGAGGTCGAACTGTCCCGCCGGATCGAGGCCGGGCTCTTCGCCGCGACCAAGTTAGCCACCTGCACGCCGGTCTCCGTCGCGCTCCGCGCCGACCTGGAGCTCGTCGCCGCCGAGGGGCGCGCCGCCAAGGATCACCTGCTGGAGGCGAACCTTCGCCTGGTCGTCAGCATCGCCAAGCGCTACACCGGCCGTGGGATGGCCTTCCTCGACCTGATCCAGGAGGGCAACCTCGGCCTGATCCGCGCGGTCGAGAAGTTCGACTACACCAAGGGCTACAAGTTCTCCACCTACGCCACCTGGTGGATCCGCCAGGCCATTACCCGCGCCATGGCCGACCAGGCCCGCACCATCCGCATCCCGGTACACATGGTCGAGCAGGTCAACCGCATGGTGCGGACCCGGCGCGAGCTGTCGGTCTCGCTGGGCCGCGAGCCCACGGTCGCGGAGGTGGCGCGGACGCTGGACATCCCGGAAATCCAGGTGATCGAGCTGATCTCCTACGACCGTGAACCGGTCAGCCTGGACCAGACCGTCGGCGAAGACGGCGAGAGCCCGCTCGGCGACTTCGTCGCCGCGGTGGACTCGACGGCCGGGACCGACGACACCGTCAGCGGTGGCGAGTTGCGCCAGGAGATGTGCGGTGTGCTCGCCACCCTCTCCCAGCGGGAGCAGGCGGTGATCCGGCTCCGGTTCGGTCTGGACGACGGGCGGCAACGCACCCTGGACGAGGTCGGTCGGGAATTCGGCCTGTCCCGAGAGCGGATCCGCCAGATCGAGAAGGGGACACTGCACAAGCTACGCGCCCCGGAGCGGGCACAGCGGTTGGAGGCGTACGCCTGCTGA
- a CDS encoding acetoin utilization protein AcuC, with product MPDDTVVVWDENLLSYNLGDHPLDPVRVELTVALARELGVLGRSGVRLVEPKPVDDELLTRVHDPAYLEAVRNAPQDPFFTGFGLGTPDNPVFPRMHEASALVTGATVAAAEAVWRGTARRAVNVAGGLHHAMPARAAGFCVYNDPAVGIARLLDLGARRVAYVDVDVHHGDGVQQVFWDDPRVLTVSLHETPLALFPGTGFPDETGGAQAQGTAVNVPLPPGIEDVGWQRAFHAIVPSVLRAFQPEILVTQCGADAHRLDPLADLRLSVDGQRATYIALRALADELCAGRWVATGGGGYALVEVVPRAWTHLLAVATGEPLAPATLCPPAWRELAQARRPGQEVPLRMTDEVNPSYEPWQPSGEPNSVDRAIVAARKAVFPLLGLDPYDPRD from the coding sequence ATGCCGGACGACACAGTGGTGGTGTGGGACGAGAACCTGCTCTCCTACAACCTCGGCGACCACCCCCTCGACCCGGTGCGGGTCGAGCTGACCGTCGCGCTCGCCCGAGAGCTGGGTGTGCTCGGGCGTTCCGGGGTGCGGCTGGTCGAGCCGAAGCCCGTCGACGACGAACTGCTCACCCGGGTGCACGACCCGGCTTACCTGGAAGCCGTGCGAAACGCCCCGCAGGATCCGTTCTTCACCGGGTTCGGGCTGGGTACCCCGGACAATCCGGTCTTTCCGCGGATGCACGAGGCCAGCGCGTTGGTCACCGGGGCCACCGTCGCGGCCGCCGAGGCCGTCTGGCGGGGCACGGCACGTCGGGCGGTCAACGTGGCGGGTGGGCTGCACCACGCGATGCCCGCGCGGGCCGCCGGCTTCTGCGTCTACAACGATCCGGCCGTGGGCATCGCCCGCCTGCTCGACCTGGGCGCGCGTCGGGTCGCCTACGTCGATGTGGACGTTCACCACGGCGACGGGGTGCAACAGGTCTTCTGGGATGATCCGCGGGTGCTCACGGTGAGCCTGCACGAGACTCCACTCGCGCTCTTTCCGGGCACCGGGTTCCCCGACGAGACCGGCGGTGCGCAGGCCCAGGGAACCGCGGTCAACGTGCCGCTGCCACCCGGGATCGAGGACGTTGGCTGGCAGCGGGCGTTCCACGCGATCGTGCCGTCGGTGCTGCGCGCGTTCCAGCCGGAGATCCTGGTGACCCAGTGTGGCGCGGACGCGCATCGGCTCGACCCTCTCGCTGACCTGCGCCTGTCGGTTGACGGGCAGCGTGCCACCTACATCGCTTTGCGGGCGCTCGCCGATGAGCTCTGTGCAGGTCGCTGGGTCGCCACCGGCGGCGGGGGATACGCGCTGGTCGAGGTCGTGCCCCGGGCCTGGACCCACCTACTCGCGGTGGCCACCGGTGAACCGCTCGCGCCGGCCACGCTCTGTCCGCCCGCCTGGCGCGAGCTCGCCCAGGCCCGCCGTCCGGGGCAGGAGGTGCCGTTGCGAATGACCGACGAGGTCAACCCGTCGTACGAGCCGTGGCAGCCTTCCGGGGAGCCGAACTCGGTGGACCGGGCCATCGTGGCCGCGCGCAAGGCGGTGTTCCCGCTGCTCGGGCTCGACCCGTACGACCCGCGCGACTAG